Proteins encoded by one window of Phycisphaeraceae bacterium:
- the pdhA gene encoding pyruvate dehydrogenase (acetyl-transferring) E1 component subunit alpha encodes MPRKTVYTAAIDNLQILDEEGNFDESLGMEDGEPILSDEQVMYLYEQMWIGRHLDEIAFKLQRSGRMGTYPQNKGQEANAAGSGLAMVKGKDWIVPCYRENIAMFMHGLPYHYVLLHWMGDERGNQIPEGVLVTPISVPIGTHMLHATGIAWSFKLRGEKDRCAITYFGDGATSEGDFHGAMNFASTLGVPVIFFCQNNQWAISVPREQQMNSPTVVQKAIAYEMPALQVDGNDIFAVYKAVRDARRYCTENSAPFFIEGVTYRLGDHTTADDARRYRSEDEVRQWLAKDPLIRTRKYLEMRGVWTDERQLELQTRAEKIVGEIVAAAQGIEAPERAEFFDHMFAALDDDLRTQRDTMRTSSLGQNPDQIGLKAETQNA; translated from the coding sequence ATGCCTAGAAAAACCGTCTATACCGCTGCCATCGACAACCTCCAGATCCTCGACGAGGAGGGGAATTTTGACGAATCGCTGGGGATGGAGGATGGCGAGCCGATCCTGAGCGACGAGCAGGTCATGTATCTGTACGAGCAGATGTGGATCGGGCGGCATCTGGACGAGATTGCGTTCAAGTTGCAGCGTTCGGGACGGATGGGGACGTATCCGCAGAACAAGGGGCAGGAGGCCAATGCGGCGGGGTCGGGGCTGGCGATGGTCAAGGGGAAGGACTGGATTGTGCCGTGCTACCGCGAGAATATCGCGATGTTCATGCACGGCCTGCCGTATCACTATGTGCTGCTGCACTGGATGGGCGATGAGCGCGGGAACCAGATTCCGGAGGGGGTGCTGGTGACGCCGATCAGTGTGCCGATCGGGACGCACATGCTGCACGCGACGGGGATTGCGTGGTCGTTCAAGTTGCGCGGTGAGAAAGACCGCTGCGCGATCACGTACTTTGGCGATGGCGCGACGAGCGAGGGCGATTTTCATGGGGCGATGAACTTCGCCTCGACGCTGGGTGTGCCGGTGATTTTCTTCTGCCAGAACAATCAGTGGGCGATCAGCGTGCCGCGCGAGCAGCAGATGAACTCGCCGACGGTGGTGCAGAAGGCGATTGCGTACGAGATGCCGGCGCTGCAGGTTGATGGGAATGATATTTTCGCTGTGTACAAGGCTGTACGCGATGCGCGGCGGTACTGCACGGAGAACAGCGCGCCGTTTTTCATCGAAGGCGTGACGTATCGGCTTGGCGACCACACGACGGCGGATGATGCGCGGCGGTATCGGTCGGAGGATGAGGTGCGGCAGTGGCTGGCGAAGGATCCGTTGATTCGGACGCGGAAGTATCTGGAGATGCGCGGGGTGTGGACGGATGAGCGGCAGTTGGAGTTGCAGACGCGGGCGGAGAAGATTGTGGGCGAGATCGTGGCTGCGGCCCAGGGGATCGAAGCACCGGAGAGAGCGGAGTTCTTTGACCATATGTTCGCGGCGCTCGATGATGATTTGCGTACGCAGCGCGACACGATGCGGACGAGCAGTCTCGGGCAGAACCCGGATCAGATCGGACTGAAGGCGGAAACGCAGAACGCATAA
- the rpsL gene encoding 30S ribosomal protein S12 has translation MPTINQLIRKPRRTPIEKSKSRDLDSCPQRRGVCLTVKTTTPKKPNSALRKIARVRLSNGKEVTAYIGGEGHNLQEHSIVLVRGGRVRDLPGVRYHVVRGALDSLGVDGRKQGRSKYGAKKK, from the coding sequence ATGCCCACGATCAACCAGTTGATTCGCAAGCCACGCCGCACCCCGATCGAGAAGTCAAAGTCACGCGACCTCGACTCGTGCCCACAGCGCCGCGGCGTCTGTCTCACCGTCAAGACCACCACGCCAAAGAAGCCGAACTCCGCGCTCCGCAAGATCGCCCGCGTTCGCCTCTCCAACGGCAAGGAAGTCACCGCATACATCGGTGGCGAAGGTCACAACCTCCAGGAACACTCCATCGTCCTCGTCCGTGGCGGCCGCGTCCGCGACCTCCCCGGCGTCCGCTACCACGTCGTCCGCGGAGCACTCGACTCCCTCGGTGTCGATGGCCGCAAGCAGGGACGCTCCAAGTACGGCGCCAAGAAAAAGTAA
- the rpsG gene encoding 30S ribosomal protein S7, whose translation MSGRITASESQLRPDPRYNDMVVAKFINCIMREGKKTRAERVVYGAIDLLDEKLAKNEEEGKPPHGLAVFHKAVENAKPYVEVRSKRIGGANYQVPIQVNRKRQQSLAFRWLIEAARSDKGRPMAARMADELWAAARGEGKAMATREQTHRMAEANKAFAHFAK comes from the coding sequence ATGTCCGGTCGCATCACAGCGTCAGAGTCCCAACTTCGCCCAGACCCGCGGTACAACGACATGGTCGTGGCCAAGTTCATCAACTGCATCATGCGCGAGGGCAAGAAGACCCGCGCCGAGCGCGTCGTATACGGCGCAATCGATCTGCTCGACGAAAAACTCGCCAAGAACGAAGAAGAAGGCAAGCCACCGCACGGCCTGGCAGTCTTTCACAAAGCCGTCGAAAACGCAAAACCCTACGTCGAAGTCCGCTCCAAGCGCATCGGCGGCGCCAACTACCAGGTGCCGATCCAGGTCAACCGCAAGCGGCAGCAGTCGCTCGCGTTCCGCTGGCTGATCGAAGCCGCCCGCAGCGACAAGGGACGCCCCATGGCGGCTCGCATGGCCGACGAACTCTGGGCCGCAGCACGCGGCGAAGGCAAAGCCATGGCCACCCGCGAACAAACCCACCGAATGGCCGAAGCAAACAAAGCCTTCGCCCACTTCGCCAAGTAA
- the mdh gene encoding malate dehydrogenase, translating into MRRAKLSIIGAGNVGATCAHWAAAKELGDIVVLDIPEKGDFAKGKMIDLACCGPIERFDSAIVGTSDYKDIAGSDVVIITAGIPRKPGMSRDDLIETNVKIVRAVSEKVAEFAPESCVIVVSNPLDAMVYTAWKSSGFPTHRIMGQAGALDVARFRTFIAWEVGCSIEDVQALLLGGHGDDMVPLPRLTSVHGIPVSDLLPADKIAACVERAKVGGGEIVKLMGTSAYYAPASGSVQMAEAIIKDKKRIIPSAAYCNGQFGAKGLFVGVPALLGAGGVEKIVEFKLLPEEQKLFDESSSHVRDLVDTVKKLFPDLA; encoded by the coding sequence GTGCGTCGCGCGAAACTCAGCATCATCGGAGCCGGAAACGTCGGAGCCACCTGTGCCCATTGGGCCGCTGCGAAGGAACTGGGCGACATCGTTGTCCTCGACATCCCCGAAAAAGGTGATTTCGCCAAGGGCAAAATGATCGACTTGGCCTGCTGCGGCCCGATCGAGCGCTTCGATTCGGCCATCGTCGGTACGTCCGACTACAAGGACATTGCAGGCTCGGACGTTGTGATCATTACTGCCGGCATCCCCCGCAAACCGGGGATGAGTCGCGACGACCTCATCGAAACCAATGTCAAGATCGTCCGCGCTGTGAGCGAGAAGGTCGCGGAGTTCGCTCCTGAGTCTTGCGTGATCGTCGTCTCGAATCCGCTCGATGCGATGGTGTACACCGCGTGGAAGTCGTCGGGATTCCCCACTCACCGCATCATGGGCCAGGCCGGTGCGCTCGATGTCGCGCGTTTCCGCACGTTCATCGCCTGGGAGGTCGGCTGCTCGATCGAGGATGTGCAGGCGCTGCTGCTCGGCGGCCACGGCGACGACATGGTGCCCCTGCCACGCCTCACCAGCGTCCACGGCATCCCGGTCTCCGATCTGCTCCCGGCCGACAAGATTGCGGCCTGTGTGGAGCGCGCCAAGGTCGGCGGCGGCGAGATTGTCAAACTCATGGGCACCAGCGCCTACTACGCCCCGGCATCGGGGAGCGTGCAGATGGCGGAGGCGATCATCAAGGACAAGAAGCGCATCATCCCTTCGGCGGCGTACTGCAACGGGCAGTTCGGCGCCAAGGGCCTCTTCGTCGGCGTGCCGGCTCTGCTCGGCGCAGGCGGGGTCGAGAAAATCGTCGAGTTTAAACTGCTGCCCGAGGAACAGAAACTCTTTGACGAATCGTCCAGCCACGTCCGCGACCTGGTCGACACGGTCAAGAAACTCTTCCCTGATCTGGCGTGA
- the asnB gene encoding asparagine synthase (glutamine-hydrolyzing) has protein sequence MCGIVGAACALPYRLSVSPARLAHMRDLLTHRGPDDAGIWSTPNVALAHRRLSILDPTPAGHQPMLTPDARHALVYNGELYNDTELRHRLARQGVTFASNCDTETLLAVLARFGSDAAEHLRGMYAFAYLDLAAHRLILARDPLGIKPLYYWIGPAGDHLELVFASEPRAILAHPHVPARPDLHAINHYLTTIRTTLTDHTLFEGVRTVRPGQWLTFDLRDPTLEPDICDNSLITRAPDATTREIVERSIVAHLRTDVPLCSLLSGGLDSTIIAAVSAQHHSGLHTYCAGSPEPASDTDDLACARRAAQSLGLAHTQTIIDHHAFSELWPSLITRLGVPLSTPNEVAINAVARDLKSASHTVALSGEGADELFGGYDHSLALARDFHARNPHASLSDMARFEIESNAWIPTSLKPAALTDRFTLDTDRDELLACELEREFRWCERAAAAAASGTSLDRRLHHHLLFQQRVNLAGLLQRLDTSTMLESVEGRTPLADAVVAAHARSLSMDALINWRTDRVETHVETKIPLRRAFADMIPAEPLARPKASFPLPFQEWMHTLAPRVRSSTLVRDIFSTAAIEIVAQNPGSAWRIAWPMINLALWDAAIFGSRGGIDTNNNARAEARAL, from the coding sequence ATGTGTGGCATCGTCGGCGCGGCTTGTGCGCTCCCCTATCGACTCTCTGTTTCGCCCGCGCGGCTCGCGCACATGCGCGATCTTCTCACACACCGAGGCCCCGACGACGCCGGCATCTGGTCGACCCCCAACGTCGCCCTGGCCCATCGGCGTCTGAGCATTCTCGACCCCACACCCGCCGGCCACCAGCCCATGCTCACGCCTGATGCCCGGCACGCACTTGTCTACAACGGTGAACTCTACAACGACACCGAGCTGCGCCATCGCCTCGCCCGTCAGGGCGTGACATTCGCCTCGAACTGCGACACAGAGACTTTGCTTGCCGTCCTCGCCCGCTTCGGCTCCGACGCTGCCGAGCACCTGCGAGGCATGTACGCCTTCGCATATCTCGATCTCGCTGCACATCGCCTTATTCTGGCACGCGACCCGCTGGGCATCAAACCTCTCTATTACTGGATTGGCCCTGCGGGCGACCACCTCGAGCTTGTCTTTGCGTCAGAACCTCGCGCGATTCTCGCTCACCCGCACGTCCCTGCACGCCCCGATCTCCACGCCATCAACCACTATCTGACCACGATCCGCACAACACTAACCGATCACACACTCTTTGAAGGCGTCCGCACCGTCCGCCCCGGACAGTGGCTCACCTTTGACCTGCGCGACCCGACGCTCGAACCTGACATCTGCGACAACAGCCTCATCACTCGCGCCCCAGACGCCACAACGCGCGAGATCGTTGAACGCTCAATCGTCGCGCACCTGCGCACCGATGTCCCGCTGTGCAGTCTGCTCAGTGGCGGGCTCGACAGCACCATCATCGCCGCTGTCTCGGCACAACACCACTCTGGCCTCCACACCTACTGCGCCGGCAGCCCCGAACCCGCCAGCGATACTGACGATCTCGCCTGCGCACGCCGCGCCGCACAATCGCTCGGATTGGCGCACACACAAACCATCATCGATCATCACGCCTTTTCCGAACTCTGGCCATCGCTCATCACACGCCTGGGTGTTCCGCTCAGCACTCCCAACGAAGTCGCCATCAACGCCGTCGCACGCGATCTCAAATCCGCCAGCCACACCGTCGCGCTCTCGGGCGAAGGCGCCGACGAACTCTTCGGGGGCTACGACCACTCGCTCGCTCTGGCGCGCGACTTTCACGCCCGCAATCCCCACGCTTCGCTGAGCGACATGGCCCGTTTCGAGATCGAATCCAACGCCTGGATTCCAACCTCGCTCAAACCCGCAGCCCTTACCGATCGCTTCACGCTCGACACCGACCGTGACGAACTGCTCGCCTGCGAGCTCGAGCGCGAGTTCCGCTGGTGCGAGCGCGCCGCCGCAGCCGCCGCATCGGGCACGTCTCTGGATCGCCGCCTGCATCATCACCTGCTCTTTCAGCAGCGCGTCAATCTGGCCGGCCTTCTCCAGCGTCTCGATACCTCGACCATGCTTGAAAGCGTTGAGGGCCGCACGCCATTGGCCGATGCCGTCGTTGCCGCCCACGCCCGCAGCCTTTCGATGGATGCGCTCATCAACTGGCGTACTGATCGTGTGGAGACTCATGTCGAAACCAAAATCCCGCTCCGCCGCGCTTTTGCTGACATGATTCCGGCAGAGCCTCTCGCACGCCCCAAAGCCAGTTTCCCTCTCCCGTTTCAGGAGTGGATGCACACGCTCGCGCCGCGCGTGCGCAGCAGCACGCTTGTGCGAGACATCTTCAGCACCGCCGCCATCGAGATCGTCGCACAGAACCCGGGCTCGGCCTGGCGCATCGCCTGGCCGATGATCAATCTCGCGCTCTGGGATGCCGCGATTTTCGGCTCGCGTGGCGGCATCGATACAAACAACAACGCCCGAGCCGAAGCCCGGGCGTTGTAA
- a CDS encoding serine/threonine protein kinase, producing the protein MNHSSQEQDPNKTAPLAGSDDTTPIANNSDELSVEEVEEAIQRAAKGNTNIDTLVGRLVVEQGLATTDEVQACLTAAKHTTEGEDRRDQSLAQILLDKEFITKRQLARLKERIEAERSGQQIPGFKIEVKLGSGAMATVYRARQLSLNRSVAIKVLPKQHSQNPQFIERFFAEGRAAAQLNHPNIVQAFDVGRAGDVYYFVMEYVEGRTVHDDIVKHKRYAESEALDIVIQVAEALEHAHSKGLIHRDIKPKNLMISKEGVVKVADMGLARAISDKDAAEAEKGKAFGTPYYISPEQIRGEVDIAPPADIYSLGATLYHMVTGSVPFEGKNPTSVMHKHLKADLVPPDHVNPKLSAGISEVIEMMMAKKPGARYRNCTDLLVDLRALRRNETPPLAHREINAVDELAQLAAAEASAPAELPIDSSSPSAKPPISDLLVEPLFLVLVGMFLISLALNLWQFLASS; encoded by the coding sequence ATGAATCACTCGTCGCAAGAACAAGATCCGAACAAGACCGCGCCGCTGGCAGGGAGCGACGACACGACGCCCATCGCAAACAACAGCGACGAGCTGTCGGTCGAGGAAGTCGAAGAAGCCATTCAGCGCGCTGCGAAGGGCAACACCAACATCGACACGCTGGTCGGTCGACTCGTGGTTGAGCAGGGGCTGGCCACCACCGACGAAGTGCAAGCCTGCCTGACCGCCGCCAAGCACACGACCGAAGGCGAAGACCGACGCGATCAATCGCTGGCACAGATTCTCCTGGACAAGGAGTTCATCACCAAGCGTCAGCTCGCACGCCTCAAGGAGCGCATCGAGGCCGAACGTTCCGGCCAGCAGATCCCGGGATTCAAGATCGAGGTCAAACTCGGCTCGGGCGCGATGGCCACGGTCTATCGAGCACGCCAACTGAGTCTCAATCGCTCAGTCGCCATCAAGGTCCTGCCGAAGCAGCACAGCCAGAACCCGCAGTTCATCGAGCGTTTCTTTGCCGAAGGGCGAGCCGCGGCTCAACTCAATCACCCCAACATCGTGCAGGCCTTCGATGTCGGTCGCGCCGGCGACGTGTATTACTTCGTCATGGAGTACGTCGAAGGACGCACTGTCCACGACGACATCGTCAAGCACAAGCGCTACGCCGAATCTGAAGCTCTCGATATCGTCATTCAGGTCGCTGAAGCCCTCGAACACGCGCACTCGAAGGGTCTCATCCACCGCGATATCAAGCCGAAGAACCTGATGATCTCGAAGGAAGGCGTGGTCAAGGTCGCCGACATGGGTCTGGCACGCGCCATCTCCGACAAGGATGCTGCGGAAGCGGAAAAAGGCAAGGCCTTCGGCACGCCCTACTACATCAGCCCCGAGCAGATCCGCGGCGAAGTCGATATCGCTCCGCCCGCCGACATCTACTCGCTTGGCGCCACCCTCTACCACATGGTCACCGGGTCCGTCCCCTTTGAGGGCAAGAACCCGACGTCGGTCATGCACAAGCATCTCAAGGCCGACCTGGTCCCGCCCGATCACGTCAACCCGAAACTCTCGGCAGGCATCAGCGAAGTCATCGAAATGATGATGGCCAAGAAACCCGGTGCCCGCTACCGCAACTGCACCGACCTGCTCGTCGATCTTCGGGCGCTGCGCCGGAATGAAACTCCTCCACTGGCTCATCGTGAAATCAACGCTGTCGACGAACTGGCCCAGCTCGCCGCTGCCGAGGCGTCCGCACCCGCCGAACTCCCGATCGATTCCTCATCGCCCTCAGCCAAGCCGCCGATCTCAGACCTCCTTGTCGAACCGCTCTTCCTGGTTCTGGTCGGCATGTTTCTCATCAGTCTGGCTTTGAATCTCTGGCAGTTCCTTGCCAGTTCCTGA
- a CDS encoding TrkH family potassium uptake protein, with the protein MAVNCYFEAVSGLTTVGATIISGLDEMPRSILLWRALTQWIGGLGIIVLFVAILPSLGAATKRLFVAETGTTRSGVRPEVRQTARLLWIIYSCLTLAQLIALRLAGMTWFDATCHAFSTLATGGFSTRDASAAAFSSPGIEWIIILFMILGGANFGLYCQLVRRRFRAVLADTELRLYLGSIAVVTAIIAAVIVHTSITSTAGQAASATTVEAVRAAAFQTATIQTTTGFATSDFNQWPLIAKSLLVLLMFIGGCSGSTSGGIKVIRVWIVVRALAGEIERSFRPNVVRPVRVGGSIIDDTAMRAAMSYFIAVILLWVVGTGVLLLLEPAIDFTTAGTAVVACFSTVGPGLGRVGATETYAWLGEPSKLMLCGVMLLGRLEIFALLVLFSIRFWRD; encoded by the coding sequence GTGGCGGTGAACTGCTACTTCGAGGCTGTCAGCGGGCTGACCACGGTGGGCGCGACGATCATCAGCGGGCTTGACGAGATGCCTCGGAGCATCCTGCTGTGGCGTGCGTTGACACAGTGGATCGGTGGGCTGGGCATCATCGTGCTCTTCGTCGCCATTTTGCCCAGCCTCGGCGCGGCCACCAAGCGCCTGTTCGTCGCCGAGACCGGCACAACACGTTCGGGCGTGCGCCCCGAAGTGCGCCAGACTGCGCGTCTGCTCTGGATCATCTACTCGTGCCTGACGCTTGCTCAGCTCATCGCTCTGCGTCTGGCCGGCATGACCTGGTTCGACGCGACCTGCCACGCCTTTTCGACGCTGGCGACCGGCGGATTCAGCACGCGCGATGCCTCGGCCGCTGCTTTCAGCTCGCCGGGCATCGAATGGATCATCATTCTCTTCATGATCCTCGGTGGGGCGAACTTCGGGCTGTATTGCCAGTTGGTGCGCAGGCGCTTTCGCGCGGTCCTGGCCGATACCGAACTGCGGTTGTATCTTGGGTCGATCGCCGTCGTCACCGCGATCATCGCTGCTGTCATCGTGCATACATCCATCACCTCGACCGCGGGCCAGGCTGCCAGCGCGACGACCGTCGAAGCCGTCCGCGCTGCTGCCTTCCAGACCGCGACCATTCAGACCACCACCGGCTTTGCCACCAGCGACTTCAATCAGTGGCCTCTGATTGCCAAGTCGCTTCTTGTCCTGCTCATGTTCATCGGCGGTTGCTCGGGCTCGACCTCCGGCGGCATCAAGGTCATTCGCGTCTGGATCGTCGTGCGCGCTCTTGCCGGTGAAATCGAACGCTCCTTCCGCCCCAACGTCGTGCGCCCCGTGCGCGTCGGAGGCAGCATCATCGACGACACCGCCATGCGCGCGGCCATGAGTTACTTCATCGCCGTGATCCTGCTCTGGGTCGTCGGAACGGGCGTGCTGCTGCTCCTCGAGCCCGCAATCGACTTCACCACGGCCGGCACCGCTGTGGTGGCCTGCTTCAGCACGGTCGGTCCGGGCCTCGGGCGTGTCGGTGCCACCGAGACCTACGCGTGGCTCGGCGAGCCTTCAAAACTCATGCTGTGCGGCGTCATGCTCCTGGGCCGACTCGAAATCTTTGCCCTCCTCGTCCTCTTTTCGATCAGATTCTGGCGTGATTGA